TACTACTGATTGTATGAGAAAGGACATCTCTGCTATTTACAGggataaataataattcattaactataaaaacataaagacgTGCGAATGGAgagcttttactctgaaaaaacatttagtcCTTTTATGACATTTGACCGACCCATCTATTTAACTAACTTAACCATACCTTCTTATTAGGTGGTCTGTCGGAATCGTCTGTttcatctttctcctcctcctcctcttcttgatTGTGTATCCTTGTCCTGTGATTGGCTGCGACAGGCTGTTTTGAATATGTGGATTTAGCTAACGGGGGAGTGGGTGGACCTGTAGACGAGGGACCCGGTGCAATGCTGGTATCCATGGCAATAAGATAGGAGTCTATGTCGTCGTTCATGAAATCAtctggagggggaggaggtggtgtgtgtgctCTGAGAGGTGGAAGAGAAATAAGAATAAGTAAATTCAAGATGTAAAAAAAGTAGTGTTAAATGAACGTTAATATAATTAAGATGTcctgaaatgtttttaagaCCTAGtgcataatattttaacatatttaggacttttttaaagatgattAAACTTTTTAAGACCCGATAGAAAACTTCCCCtacccctccatctgcatagttttgagtagataatgagtgaattttcatttttaggtgaactatccctttaataacTGTAGGatttcatgttattttcaaGGTTAAAATGGCTGTTTGTGCCAATTCAACTACACTGAACTCTAATTAGACTTTACCATAGACTACTGTGCACACACCTGCAGTCTGTGGTCAACTGACTCTCCACTCAGGGGATGCAATTGACCACCAGGCGGTGCTGGTATCCTTGCATTGAATGCTTTAATTTCCCGATTTCAGTTCTGCCATTGGCATTGAGTTTTGTTTTACCGTCTAGTGTTGTCTTTACGTTGGTGGGTATCATCAGAGAGCGTGGCGAGCACAAAGTTCCCCTCCAGGACACTGTCCGTTACTGAAAGCACCACAGGGCTGAAACCCACATTGTAAATATCAGCACATTGTAACACAAGCGATCATATGATATCTGTATGTGTGGGAGTATCCTTACCTTCCTGGTTCATCAAAGTAAATAGAAATAGGGAGATTAGCAGACTCTGCAAACACTAACAAACCCTAGAGGAGAGATGACAAAAATTACCTAAACTTCATTCATGCcaaaatttgaaataaactaATCAGCTGACCACAACATATTTTAGCTGCCTCCACCTTGCTTTCAATGTCCGCAAAGGATTTCTCACCCGTAACTCCTTCAGACAAAATGTGACGCTGTTGTGAGCTCGGACGGCGAAATGGTCAAACTCGTCTGATGCTAGACACAGCTCTGTCTGCATGGCCTTGGACAGCTCTGAGAGGGGAAAACGAAGAAACGCATGAGTGATTGGAGGATCAGGGCATTCAAAAAGAAATctaaacaaactaaaatatgaCGTATTCTCAAATTCAGTGTTTGTTAACACTCAAATTTTGAACGACGACTTCAATTGACTAATGATAACAAACACTGAATAGTGTAATTCTGTAGTTTTGCCTTTTTACCACACCTGGGCACCACTGAGTTCATATCCATCCCCTCCCTTTAGCATCAGCTCTATGTCATGTTAATATTAGAAGGCTgttttgaaaacacaatgactCATTAGGGATGCAggattattaatataattaaatacagctttgtttatttgtccatttagtttttcttcttttttggaAACTTATTGATTTTCTTTAGTAAGTCAGTCTGTATCTGCCTGGTGAACAGATTGACAACTACATCACCTGCTTCGTCGTCCACATGATTCCTGAACCACATCCGATCATCATTCACTGCCATGGTCACTTCGTCCAGAGACGAAGGGAAATGCACAACTGTGTCCGCCAGCAGCCTGAGAGCGAAGGAGCCCAAACAAATTGTGAAAGTGCACAGAAAGAAGGACAGCAATGAGCCACGGCTAAATGAACAACTTAAATTCCAAACAAACGTCAAATGTAACAGAGATGGTCCGAGATAGAAAGCAGCAGACAGGCGATACTACAATAATATTTTTATCATGAAGAATGCAGAGAGATCCCACAGACCTGGGCTGGGCCCTGAACACATTGGCAGAGGTCTCCTTATCAAACACTGCCTGTAAACTTTCACTGTCCTGGAAAGACAGGTTATGTGTCTTCAGCAGGCCTGTGGAGAAGATAAGGACACTCAGACTCTTCCATGCAGAATACAGACCAATTAATGCATGATGTGCTGCAAAGAATAACACAGCTGTCGGAGTAAATGAGATAATCGTAAAAAAATCATCCATTTTAAGAACCGGTCTGAGGGAGAAGTGAGGCTCTGGTACCATGTTTGCAGTGCAGGGTGAAGGTGAGGCGGTTCTTTTTCTTGTCCAGCTCGATGTGACATTTTTCCACCGTCTTCTCGAGAGACGCCAGAGACCTGAACACGGCCTGCACGCTCTGAACCGCGCCGAGAGGAACAtaagaaggaaggaaaacacagcacTTACATTAAATGCGCACTTTGATTTCTAAAATCTACACGTGAACAGATGCCccacattttgtttacatgcaACAATACAACTGCTTGGTGACACACATTCTGCTCTTTGAAATTGCTGCCATAACCACAGAGCAGTACCAATAGTAGCATTCTTACAGGAAATATAGTCTTTGAAGTTAAGTACAGAGATATTTTGTGCTTCTGCTCTGAATCACGGAAATTGGGTCATTAATAACCAAAAGTGttttgatgaaaaagaaaatgtcgatatgaaaatgtttcaggGGAAAGGCACAAGATAAATAGGATAAGAAAATGGTTACAAGTTGGTTACTGCTGATCCATGTACAGTACAACGGCAGAGGATGTGCATCCTGACGACCTGAATTTGTTGTAACATCACACACTCTGCCTGAGTTTAAAAACTAGTGAGTATGAAGCAGGAGAGGTCAAGACAAAAGGCAAGAAGCAACTGCAGCTTCTAAATGGTCGTATGAATGCAAACTCAGAACgactgcaaaaaaagaaaaaatgagaCCCGGAAAATAAACACTGACCGGGTCACTAGGTCTTGTATGACAACAACATTGTATTAACACAGAGACGGCAGGTGATGGATGTTTTAAACATTACTCATTTCACAGTAGAAGAACAATGGCTGGTGTCTGTCTCAGCACCTTTATAGCCATCTTGCAGCGGAATTCCTGCCCATTGGGGATGGTGTACCTGTGAGGAATGTGAGGGGAAGTTGGATTAAAGCTCTGACTCAGAGAAATGTCTTGAACagtcacactctctctctcacacgcacacacgctgtacctgctgaagaagAGTGGTGCGAACAGGAAGCAGCCATATGCAGACCGAGAGGAGTTCACAGACCGCAGGGCGAGcttcgagagagagagagagagggagagaaaaacaaagcagctcttCTCATTGACACCAACGTGAAGCAACAAGATAAGTGCACGGCAACAGGAAGTGTTGGTGCGTGTGCGTCAGTATCTCAGCAGCTCACCCCGTCGTCCTGAGGCTCCACATACAGCTCATCACCGATCCTGGACAGCGAGTGGATGGCTTTGGCCAGAACTGGAAGGTAGACgtagacacaaacaaacacacacacacacacacacacacacacacacacacacacacacagacacacaaacacagaacacacatgaCCACAACACAATCATTACAATTAATTCATTCAATATCTGATGTGCTTGTTAAGACAGGACTGAACATACCTTTCACGTTTCCTCCCGTCACGACGCAATCCATTCCTGCAAACTATAGGTCCTACTTTTTCCCGTTAGGTTAGCAAACTCGGCTAAAAGTTAGCCCGGCTCTATCGCTCAAACACCAGCGCAAAGTGAACCAGCGGTGGTTTGATTGTTTTCACATCGGGTAGAAATCTTCCCTGTGTCGCAAACATGCTCCATCTGTTTTGTTCTCGTGTTATTATCAGTTTGACTTCCGATGGGGGCTCGACCGTTGCAGTTTCCAGCACCGATCAAGCGTTGTTTACGCCGCCATTGTCCGCTTCCGCCCTGTGGACCAATCggagagacaggaagtcaaggGGGGCGTGGATGATTGCACACATGCGCGTTGggtgtcttaaaaaaaaacggTCAAAAGAAAAGTCCCCTAAAACAGAAATGGCCCCTTCACTCAtctttcaataataataaaacaataatatttttatatcaaaCAATATTTgaacaataaaaagacaaacaacataATTTAAATGATGTGAATCAGCTTCTAACACTTAAATATAGTTCATATTGTAACtcattaataatgataatttaggaataataaattaaaatatttttgaataaagaaaaaatagtTGGAAATAACCAAGTGTGTTAATATAATATAGTAACTAGAAGGAGGCTAacgtatatattatatatgtataatataatattgtagATTTCACAGTTGATATGATTTTGCTTATCCCAAAAGTCATTGCAagattttctatttctttaaatatgaagaCACATAAATAGCAGCTGCTCTCAAACGCCCTGTAATTACTGTGCAAGGGTCAGAGTGGGAAAcaagagggagtgtgtgtgtgtgcatgtgtgtgtgtacacatgcatgtgtgtgtgtggagttggGGAGAGGAgtaggaaggaagggagggaaaaTATAAAGATgggcaggcagacagagagagagagagagagagagagagagagagagagagagagagagagagagagagagagagagagagagagagagagagagagagagagagagagagagagagagagagagagagagagagagagagagagagagagagagagagagagagagagagagagagagagagagtcaccgTCAATGCACAATTATCTCACCTTACTGGTCTTTCTCGTTGGTCTGCTTCAGTGTGTAAGTTTAAAGGAACGCTGGCATGCTCCGGTTCTCCTCCCATCACAGTGACAGAAATGGCTGCGGGAGAAGACGAGTGACAACTGAAACCGTggacatttaaatgaaaccGAGACTTTGAGGGGAAACAAGAGGACTGCTGCTGAAACATTTGAGGATCATGGGGGAGTGGGACCAGTGTGAGAGCGAAACATCTCGGAGAAGAAGCACAAGCAGCAAGGAAAAAGAAACGTTTCTATCTAACTGAGGGAGTGATGTGTTATAAGAAATGGACCTGTGTTGATATTTGCTCTGAGGAACCGTTAAGAGAGTAATGGAAAAAGATTGGAACatgataaaagaaagaaataaccaTCACAGGAGTCTTGACAAAAGAAGTTGGACACAGgggtgattttcttttttctacagTTTCTTCTGTCATGgtctgcagtttatttttaaatcatcacaATACATAACTCTGTGAGGAATCTAATTCGTTGAATATATTGTTTACGTATTGTTGACATGCTTTTCTGTGACTTTTGGATTTGAATCACAACAATATTTGTTCCTATATGTCTCAGTCACATAATCCCAAAGACACTCAGGGCATGCTGCAGTCCATGCTGCAGAGACTGAGGCTCCAGCCAGGAAGAGAGGATCAGCCCCTCCTGCACAGCCCCGGGCCCATCACAGCTGCCTCTAACCACCCTTTCAATGGCTTTGAGTTTGGTACCAATGGAATCCCTACGAATGAGTTTGGAATCTCCGCTGTGGACAATTTAGTCATCAAAGGTGGGGAAGTACGCCAAGCAAGTGATGGCTGTGGAATTGACGGGGGTCTTGTTTCCTTCCCCCCCCAGAAAGACAACACTGATAAGGACACGGGTGAGAACAGGGTGTTGGGAGAGGCCACATCACCTCGGATCACCCCAGCAGGAACAGGGCAGTCGTTTCCTGCTAAATCACTTAAAGGGGCTGATATCACTTCCTTTAAGGACACTGATAGGGAAAGGGGGACTTTTGGCACTTCGGCTATGACAGGGCAGGTCCCTGCTCTCACAAACTCAGGACAGAATGCGAT
The Hippoglossus stenolepis isolate QCI-W04-F060 chromosome 7, HSTE1.2, whole genome shotgun sequence genome window above contains:
- the rad9a gene encoding cell cycle checkpoint control protein RAD9A, with translation MDCVVTGGNVKVLAKAIHSLSRIGDELYVEPQDDGLALRSVNSSRSAYGCFLFAPLFFSRYTIPNGQEFRCKMAIKSVQAVFRSLASLEKTVEKCHIELDKKKNRLTFTLHCKHGLLKTHNLSFQDSESLQAVFDKETSANVFRAQPRLLADTVVHFPSSLDEVTMAVNDDRMWFRNHVDDEAELSKAMQTELCLASDEFDHFAVRAHNSVTFCLKELRGLLVFAESANLPISIYFDEPGSPVVLSVTDSVLEGNFVLATLSDDTHQRKDNTRRAHTPPPPPPDDFMNDDIDSYLIAMDTSIAPGPSSTGPPTPPLAKSTYSKQPVAANHRTRIHNQEEEEEEKDETDDSDRPPNKKFCSLFFGSVLPPSSQMSTQPATNQEVLASDSEDDTQEE